GTCAGATCGGTTAGTGTAATGCGATAGGTATACTCAATGACATGGGAAGTAGCGTGATTGCAAGTTTAAATACCATCGTCATTGCGAGCGCAGCGACGCAATCTAAGGTAGTAAACGACGAGATTGCTTCGTCACTTTGTTCCTCGCAATGACAGAGTGCTGTCACCGCGAGGGGCGTAAGCCCCGTGGCGGTCTCTTGTTCCCATAGTGTCATTGCGAGCGTAGCGAAGCAATCCCAGGTAGTAAACGACGAGATTGCTTCGGCACGGCGTGTCTGGCAATGACTGGTTTATCTTTATGTCATTGCGAGCGTAATGCTTGCACTGAGTACTTCGACGAGCTCAGCAACCACTTGTCGAAGTGAAGCAATCCAAGGTAGTAAACGACAAGATTGCTTCGTCACTTCGTTCCTCGCAATGACAGACTGCAGCCCACAGGAATGTAAAAGCCTGCTAATGAATGTAAGAGTATATGTGGGCAATATACAATACATTAACGGAGGCTTGGTATGGTAAAGAGTAAATTAGTAAGTTATTTTGTTTTAGTAATGTGCGTGCTGCTTGGTATTGAACTAATGGTATCTTTAGCATTTGCAGAATCTATATTTTTAAAGGATGGTAGCATCATTGAAGGAGATATAGTTAAAGAAACTGATAAGGCAATGGATGTAAAGCTACCTGATGGTAAGAAGATGACCATACAGCGCAAGGATATATTGAGGACACTGGTAAGTACCAGTTATAAGACAAAGATGTATATTATGAAGAATGATAAAACGGTAGTACCGGTGTATATAGTGGAGGAAGACAATGAGCGATATGTATGCCGAAAGGAGCTGCAATCAGCAGAGGAGTTTGTGGTATTGAAGGAAGATGTGATGTTTGTCTCAAAGGTAGCGCCAGAAAGTATAATTGATGAAAAAGCAAAAGAGATAGCAAAAGGGAAGAAAGAATACACCAGAGAACAGAATATACTATGGAGGGCACCAGTACTTCGCTTAGGCTATTCAAATATCAGCGGATATACTGATAATGAACTAAGCGACGCATTTGGGGAAGGCAAGACTTTTGATATTATTTTAGATTTTTATCCATGGCACTTTAGAGATAAAAAGGGCAAAGGATTTGATATTATGACTCGATTAAATTTTTATATTAATGAAAAAATAGGTTTAGATCCATCAGACCCTACGACGCAAACTTATGCAAAATTATTTAATGTATCTTCTTTTTCGGGGGAATACGAATATCATATGGGTTTCTTAATAGCAAACCTTGGATTGCAATATTCATATAATTTTTATTACGGAATTGGTATTGAACCATATGTATTTGGACTATTTCAATATGTAATTGTTGGCGAAAATCAACTTGAGGATGCGGGAAATAGTGGTTGGGATATGGATGTAGTCATAACCCCTTCTAAATATGGGTACAAATTAGGTGGAGGAGTCAATATTGCTTTCGCATCATATTTTGGTGTATTCGTTGAAGGTGTGTATGGATATATACCCATGAAGTTCAATGATGGAAAAACACGAAATATAGATGGATATCATATTTACTACGGAGTAACCTGGCGGACATCGTATGGCTTAATTGAGTAAACAATGCAATGTGTTTGCAATGACTTTTACTATCGTCATTGAAAACGAAGTGAAGCAATCTCAATGATGCAGAAGATGAGATTGCCACGCGCCTGTGGCGCTCGCAACTATGGGATTGCTTCGTCACTTCGTTCCTCGCAATGACCGACTGCTGTTAAGTCATTGCGAGCGCAGCGAAGCAATCCCAGGTAATAAACGACGAGATTGCTTCGGTACGGTGTGCCTGGCAATTACTGGTTTATCTTTATGTCATTGCGAATGAAGTGCTTACACTGAGCCTGTCGAAGTGAAGCAATCTCATTCTGTGCAAAGTGAAGTTTTACAATGTAGTGTTTATTTAAGTTATTTCATTGCATACAAAAGCCCACAAAAAGGTACATGCCTGACGATTAATATGGGAGTACACGTGGACAATATACAATACATTATAGGAGCTTGTTATGCTACAGAGTAAATTGGTACATTATCTTGGTATAGTAATTTGCGTGCTGCTTGGCATTGGACTGATGGTATCTTTTACATTTGCAGAATCCATATTTTTAAAGGATGGCAGCATCATTGAAGGGGATATAGTTAAGGAAACAGATAAGGCAATGGATGTAAAGCTACCTGAGGGTAAGAAGATAACCATACAGCGCAAGGATATATTGAGGACACTGGTAAGTACCAGTTATAAGACAAAGATGTATATTATGAAGAATGATAAAACGGTACTATCGGTGTATATAGTGGAAGAGGACAATGAGAGTTATACTTACAGGACAGAATTACTATCTGCGGAAGAGTATAAGATAAATAAAGACGATGTATTATTTGTTTCCAAGATACCACCAAAAGATTTTATAGATGAGGAAGTACAGAAGAAGGCAGCCGAATTAGGGATAAAAAAGCAGTATACACGGGAGCAAAACTTAAAATGGCGTGCACCATTTATACGTTTTGGCTATTCAAATTTAGGTATCTATATAAATTCTGATATAAAAGATGCATATTCAGAAGGCCGAAATTTGAATGCAATTGTTGATATATTCCCATGGAGATTCAGAAATGAAGGTGGCAATGGATTTGATGCTATGATGAGGGTACGATTTGTGGGTAGTTATGATGAAATTGATCCCTCTGATCAAAGAACCCAGGCAATGTTAAAACTATATCAGATAACTATCGAAGAAAAATACGAATCTAAACTCAATTTAGGTCAGATTTGTGGTGGAGCCCGTTATGCATATACCATGTATTATGGCATTTTAATTCAGCCATATGTGTATGGATTATTACAACTCTATTTATTCCATGAAGAAATAAAAATTGAATCGCTTAATTCTGATTTAATAAATGAAAATGTATCAGCTTCAAAATTGGGTTACCAGGTTGGGGCAGGAGTTGATTTTGGAATAACGTCGTATGTTGGTTTATTTATTGAAGGAATGTATAGCTATATTGGCGCAAAATTCAAAGATGGCAAAACAAGAAATGTTGATGGATACTACATTTACTATGGAGTAACCTGGCGCACATCGTATGGCTTAATTGAGTAAAGCATCTGACATATATTCATTGCATTTTAGAAAATGTTTGACCTGGGAATAGGGGAAGTACATGCTATAATAGACAAACAACCACTAATACAATGTTTGTACGTAATGATAGAAGAGGTGTTTAAAGAATTTTTAAAGGAGTAAACGGGTACTATTGGGAAATGTTATAAAAGCTAAAGAACATCTGTCAATGAACAAAGTTTGTGAATGTAATCAATAATATTACAAATTTATGAAAAAACTTAATAGAACAATTATTACGACAAAAACTTTAAAAGAAGTTGAAAATGAGTATGTTGAAGATACTCCAGAAGAACGTATAAATATGGTGTGGGAAATGACATGTGATTTATAGGTATTTATGAGAGATTCAAATTTTGAACGAAGATTACAAAGAAATGTTACAACTGTTATCAGAAGAAGGGGTTAAATGTATAGTTGTTTGAGCATATGCTCTTGCTGCACATGGATGTCCCCGTGCAACAGGTGATATTGGTATATGGATTGAGTCTGAACTTAGTAATGCAAAAAAAGTTATATAGACTTTAAAACGTTTTGGATGTCCCCTTTTTACTCTAACTGTTGACGATCTATTGACAAAAGGTACTATTTTCCAAATTGGAGTTGCGCCAAGGAGAATTGATATTGTCACAGCAATTGATGGAGTTGCGTTTAATGAAGCATGGGGCGATTGCATTAACCTTATTTAAACTTCGTATTATCCGAAATAGTATTTAGTATTTTCTTTAACAAACTTTTTAAATAAACATAACCTGAATAAACATAATATTATAGATTATTAAAGGACAAATAAAATGGATAAATAAACGCATGTGGATTGAACGAGAAATATCAAAAACATTAAAAGCATTTGCTCAAAAAAGACCAGCAATTTTAGTTACTGGTTGCAGACAATCAGGAAAAACCAGTTTGATTAAACATGAATATCCTGAATTGCCCTATGTAACCCTTGATGTTCCATTATATGCTGAGGAAGCCACTATAGCGGGAGATGTTTTCCTGAAAAAATTTAAAAGACCTCTAATCATAGATGAAATTCAATATGCACCACAGTTACTGCGTCATATAAAAGTTGAAATTGATAATAACAGAAAAAACTACGGACAATTTTTTATAATAGGATCTCAAAAATTTCCACTCATGGAAGGTGTTTCCGAAAGCTTAGCAGGGCGAGTTGGTATTATTACATTGCATACACTCTCTCTTAAAGAAATTCAAAATTGGGAAGGAGCTTACAATCGTGAGCTTTTAATACATTATATGCTCTTAGGTGGGTATCCAGAAATTTATGCTTCTGGTTTACAACTTTTTGAATTTTTTGATGATTATATAGTAACGTATATTGAACGTGATGTGCGCCAGATGATTAATGTTAAAAATACTCACTATTTCAATACATTTATACGTTTACTGGCACTTAGATCAGGTCAGTTGATGTCATTACAATCGCTTGCTTCGGAGGTTGGGGTAAGTGGACATACAATTAAAAGCTGGTTATCCATTCTTGAAATTTCAAATATCATTTATGTCCTTTTACCATATTATGAAAATTTAGGGAAGCGGTTGATTAAAACTCCTAAAATATATTTTCTTGATACCGGGCTTTTGTTATATTTACTTGGTATCAGGTCACAAAAGGAGTTGCTGGATAGCCCTTTGTTAGGGAATATTTTTGAAACAGTATGCTTGGGCCAGATAATACGATATTATACCAATCAAGGTATTAATCCACATATATATTTTTTTAGAGATGCTTATGGTCATGAAATTGATTTCGTTATCCCTTCGGGAGGAAAACTTACTCTTATTGAGTGTAAATGGTTATTCCCATTAGATAAACGAAAAGAAATTATTTCTAAGATTAAAAATATCATCCCACACGAAAAAATAAAAAAAATTGTAGTTCTGAGTTCACAAAATGAAGAAGCTGCATTGGAAGATAGGCTTTTCCTTTATGGGTGTCATGATCCTGATAGATTTTTAAGTGATTGATAAAAAACTAATTGCCAAAATAATTCCTGTATGTAAATGTAACGATAAGCACATGTTGTGGATTCCATAAGCAGGTTTTGCATGTCTACTGTTGAATTAAAAATTAAAGGATATCATTTAGACCTTTTTGGCCGTGTGAGCAATCAACGCTTCTTAGACTTTTTGGAGGATGCGCGGTGGAGCTATTTAGATACTATTGGCCTTAACTATGATGAATTTGCCAAACGTGGTGTATTTCTTGCAGTGGTCAATATTAATGTCAATTTTCGTGCACCTTCGTTTCTTGGTGATGTGCTGATCATTGAAACAATGGTTGATAGGATTGGCAATCGCAGTATAACAGTTAAACAAAAGCTGTACAATAAAAAAACCGAACAAATAATTCTGGATGCTGAAGTTGTATATGTTATAGTGGACCTGGCAACAGGTAAATCCATACCAATAGATAATGAAATGCGGCAACTGTGGCTGGAACTATCGAACAAAAAAAATACGCATTAAAAAAATTTGATTGCTATGAACATCACTATACTGTATTATATTACAGAAGGTGAGTATCCATTATGGAAGAGGGCATAATGAGAAAATATATCCGCTATGATAAGCTGTCCGCAGAGATTAAAGATGCAATATATAAATATTGGGAAGCAGCAAAACAAAAAAAACCTGATATTGCATTAGATGATGCCATGGAGGACTGGTTTTTACATCAGTTTGATACTTTCATGATTGCAAAATATCACACTCAGGGCGATAACCTGCGAAAGCATTTTCGCTTAGATGTTGAAATACCAATACGGGTGGTGGAGCTTCTTATTGAATCTTCAAAAGATGAAGCTGAAGCACTGGAGCTAATAGGCACAATAGTCAATATCAGCAAGGGTGGACTTTATTTTATATCGGATATTCCGCTTGAACTTTCTTCAATCATTCGTGTAGTTATTGATTTCAGAGCGGTGGATAATGAGCTTACTGATATTGAAGCGTTGGCAATGGTTGTGCGCCATGACAAGCGCGAAGATAATAGATACGGGATTGGCGTTATGTTCAGCAGTATTTATGATAACGGCAAGCGCAATCTTAATATATTTATATTAAAGAATCTTTCGTACTACCTTTATTCCTGATTATTTCCCCAGTGAGTCAATCTCTGATTTTAGCCCGCTTTTTGTAATATCAAAGTAATAGCAATATCGCGTGGAACATGTTGAATCTCTTTTTTTTAAGGTGCCATATCCCATGATGGTTGTCATAAGGTAATTATGCATTTTTGAGTCAAATATGTTATTTTGGGAAATAATATAATTTTTTAAAGAAACAAACGCTCGTTCCTGTCCTTTTTGCTGTACTGATAGCTCATCATAGTGCCCTTCAGCAGGAATTATCACGATAACCCTGAACGTGTTGTTGTCAATAAATCCTTCCTTCTCATACTCAAAAAGAAGGGTATTCTTTTCTTCAGGTGGGATATTGGTAACTGATTTTTTTGAGGTACATGAGGATATATACCATATCATAGGCAGATACAAAAGCAGACTATACAATAATAATCGTACATAAGAAATCATATTTACCCCAATATCCTTTTTAATTGCACCGCATGGTTGCCAGTTTTTGCTGAAGCCCGTTTTCATATATCCGTACAACAGCAGTTTTACTGAAATCGTCATTAAAATAGGTAACTACAATGACTTTATTATCAATATACTGTTTTAATTGTTGTAGTAGGCATTGTTGCAAACTATTGGTAACCGATATACTCTGTAATTGTGCGGTAGCCTTAATAAGGGTATCATAACATTGCTTTTCAAGTGATTTCATTAAATTAATATGTGCACTTTCTCTGGATGCAACCAATCCTTCAATGCCAGGATCAGGTTTTGCGGTGATGATACACTGGTAACAGTTGTCATTAATAAAACCCTGGGTAGTAATATCATTACTTAATGATTTAATGTATGATTGATCATGCGTGCACGATAGAAGGATTATAAAAAGCAAGAAAGCAATAATTGTAACAGTGTTACGAACATCAATAGAAGGTGGTTGTGCTTTGGAAAATATACATTTAAGCATTGGTTTACCATTAAAGTGGAATCATCAATATAATATACAAAAAATAGAACAAATCGTTATATGTCAAATAAAAATTTATAATTAGTGCTTCTTCAACATAGTTATAATATCCCGTATCTGGTCGGCTTTAGGGTGGTTGGGCTTCATTGATAAAAGCTTTTCAAAATGATAGATAGCCTTTTCATTATTCTTTAACTTGCGATAATAGATCATACCTAACTCTTCGTGTGCATCAGATAGTGAACTGTTTATCTGCAGTGAACGTTCAAACTCTTTCACAGCCTGTTCAAAGACACCCTTTTCCTTATAGGCAACACCTAAAAAGAAGTGTGCCTGATCATTCATTGGTGAAAGGTCAATAGCAGTTTTATATTCTTCAATAGCTTCATCATTCATGTTAGCTGCTAAATACGCATTGGCTAAGTTATAATGAGCCTCAAATGATTTTGGGTCATTTATTGTGGCTTGCTTAAATTGTTCTATTGCTTTGTCATGCAATTTGTTCTTTTTATACAGGTTACCTAAGTTAATGTAGGCTTTGGTATAATTTGGATTTTTACTGATAGCTAATGAATAGTACTCAATTGCCTTATTATCATCACCCAGTCCCTCATAAGCTTTCCCTAATTCATACAGCGTTGGTGGATCATCATTCTTAATTGATAATGCTTTAGTATAAAAAGAGATAGCCTGTGAGTAGTTTTGCTTTGTGGCTGCAATAAGACCTAAATTGAAAAGTGCCTGGAAGTATTCAGGGTCAGCTTCAAGTGTTTTATTGTAGAATGTTTCAGCGTTTGAATATGATTTCATTTCATGATAGGTTTCTGCAATTTTAAACAGTGTATCGGGATTATTAGGCCTCAGTTCCCTATCTTTAGTAAAATAATCAAGTGCCACTTTATAATTTTTTTGCTTAAGATAAATATCGCCTAAATTAAAATAGGCCCTGTCTAAATTTGGATCCTGTTCTATAGATTGCTTCAGGTCTTTTATGGCTGCCTGCAGATTATTCATTTTATACTGTGCAAGGCCTCGTGCATAGTATGCTTTTGCAAATACTGGTTTTTCTTCTATTGCTTTTGTAAACTCATTAACTGCCGGGCTGTACTTTCCTTCAGAATAATAGATAAGCCCTAAATGGTAGTGGGAGTCAGCATTTTTGGGGTTAGCAATAATTGCATTCTGGAATGACTTTTTGGCTTCATCATCCATCTGGTTATGATAATAGATGCGTCCCATCCAGTAATGTGAATGGTCGTCGGTTTTATCAAGTTGGGTTGCTTTGGCGTATGCCTTCAGTGCTTCATCGTATTTTTTTTCTGCACGATATTTATCGCCAAGCTCACGCCATTTGAGTGCCGAATCATTAACAGGATTTACCGGTGTTGTCTGAGGTGTGTGCTCTGATAAATCTTTTGAATCCTTATCCCTCATTGCTTGTTGTGTTGTAGGTTCAATTTTTTCTTTTGTTGCAATGGCAAGTTGTTGTGTATCAGGCCCACCAACAGTAGAAGGTTTTTGTAATTTTCCAAGGGCATTTACGTATTTGTTTTTTAAAATTTCATCAGTGCTATTATAGCTTAAAGCCTGTTTATAATAATCAGCTGCTTTACCCCAGTTGCCCTGTGAAGCATAGATGTCGCCTAAGTGCTCAGCAGATAGTGCATCGCCAGGATCTTTTGACAGCGCAGTGGAATATGCACCAACTGCTTCAGGTATTTTATTCTGGGCAAGATAAGCATCGCCCAATGCACGGTAATATTTACCCGTGCTCGGTGACAGTGTGATTGCCTTCTGGTATTGAGGAATAGCTTTAGCATACTGCTTTTTATGCATGTAAAGATTACCTAAATTGTAGTATCCTTCAGGATCAGAAGGGTTTACTTTAATACCTTTTTTCAGA
Above is a genomic segment from Spirochaetota bacterium containing:
- a CDS encoding ATP-binding protein, with the protein product MWIEREISKTLKAFAQKRPAILVTGCRQSGKTSLIKHEYPELPYVTLDVPLYAEEATIAGDVFLKKFKRPLIIDEIQYAPQLLRHIKVEIDNNRKNYGQFFIIGSQKFPLMEGVSESLAGRVGIITLHTLSLKEIQNWEGAYNRELLIHYMLLGGYPEIYASGLQLFEFFDDYIVTYIERDVRQMINVKNTHYFNTFIRLLALRSGQLMSLQSLASEVGVSGHTIKSWLSILEISNIIYVLLPYYENLGKRLIKTPKIYFLDTGLLLYLLGIRSQKELLDSPLLGNIFETVCLGQIIRYYTNQGINPHIYFFRDAYGHEIDFVIPSGGKLTLIECKWLFPLDKRKEIISKIKNIIPHEKIKKIVVLSSQNEEAALEDRLFLYGCHDPDRFLSD
- a CDS encoding thioesterase family protein; this translates as MSTVELKIKGYHLDLFGRVSNQRFLDFLEDARWSYLDTIGLNYDEFAKRGVFLAVVNINVNFRAPSFLGDVLIIETMVDRIGNRSITVKQKLYNKKTEQIILDAEVVYVIVDLATGKSIPIDNEMRQLWLELSNKKNTH
- a CDS encoding PilZ domain-containing protein, with amino-acid sequence MRKYIRYDKLSAEIKDAIYKYWEAAKQKKPDIALDDAMEDWFLHQFDTFMIAKYHTQGDNLRKHFRLDVEIPIRVVELLIESSKDEAEALELIGTIVNISKGGLYFISDIPLELSSIIRVVIDFRAVDNELTDIEALAMVVRHDKREDNRYGIGVMFSSIYDNGKRNLNIFILKNLSYYLYS
- a CDS encoding tetratricopeptide repeat protein, which translates into the protein MAYYYDRYRNLKIAGVVALILLLLFGGFYFLSRPKDALKDIIDIRLKQIELYEKILETNPNDVDTLIKLGNLYKETGNLDKAIEYYKKALALQPDNYNALNELGHAYALKGDYENAIKTLELAKKYFPKYPQAYNKLGNVYDTQEKLDKALKEYKSAIAVAPQYQESYWNIAKQRMKKGDYKGAEDILKKGIKVNPSDPEGYYNLGNLYMHKKQYAKAIPQYQKAITLSPSTGKYYRALGDAYLAQNKIPEAVGAYSTALSKDPGDALSAEHLGDIYASQGNWGKAADYYKQALSYNSTDEILKNKYVNALGKLQKPSTVGGPDTQQLAIATKEKIEPTTQQAMRDKDSKDLSEHTPQTTPVNPVNDSALKWRELGDKYRAEKKYDEALKAYAKATQLDKTDDHSHYWMGRIYYHNQMDDEAKKSFQNAIIANPKNADSHYHLGLIYYSEGKYSPAVNEFTKAIEEKPVFAKAYYARGLAQYKMNNLQAAIKDLKQSIEQDPNLDRAYFNLGDIYLKQKNYKVALDYFTKDRELRPNNPDTLFKIAETYHEMKSYSNAETFYNKTLEADPEYFQALFNLGLIAATKQNYSQAISFYTKALSIKNDDPPTLYELGKAYEGLGDDNKAIEYYSLAISKNPNYTKAYINLGNLYKKNKLHDKAIEQFKQATINDPKSFEAHYNLANAYLAANMNDEAIEEYKTAIDLSPMNDQAHFFLGVAYKEKGVFEQAVKEFERSLQINSSLSDAHEELGMIYYRKLKNNEKAIYHFEKLLSMKPNHPKADQIRDIITMLKKH